The Caldisericum exile AZM16c01 region TCTTATATTCGGTGAAGGTATTTCGCGACTTGGAGATTTATTTGATGTTGCAGTAGAAAATGCTATTGTCAAAAAAAGTGGATCTTTCTTCTCATATGGTGACATCAAACTTGGACAAGGAAGAGATAATGCGATAAAATTGTTGCAGTCGAATGAAGAACTACTCAATAAGATAAAGAAAGAATTAGATGAAAAACTCTTTGCAAAGAAAGAAGAAGCCCAGTAGTATTTTAAACTATGCGTTGAATTTACTCTCTCGAAAAGATTATTCTGAGTATGAATTAAGAGGAAAACTAAGTACTTATTTTGATAGTGGTATTGAAGAAGTTATATTTAAATTAAAGGAAAGAGGACTTCTTTCAGATGAACGATATGCTTTGAGGCTAATAGATAGATATATTAAGAAAAAATATGGTTTTTTAAAAATAAAAGTGGAACTTGAAAAGCGCGGGTTGAGGGAATTTAACGATATTTTATCTAATTTATATACGGATGATTTAGAAAAAGAAAATATAAAATACTTTTTACACAAAAAACCAAAAGAAAAACTCTATGCCTATTTAATTCAGAAAGGTTTCAGGCCTCATATCGTTCAGGAAGTCCTCGCCGAAAAAAATAATTTAGGGAGGTGAGGATAATGTCGGTACCGTACATTTTGTATGTCCTTGTTACTATTTTTATGTTTGCTATTGGTGCAATAATAGGATGGGTAGTTCAAGGTTATATCTATAAGTCTAAGATAGGTTCATTCGACGAGTATGTTAAGAAGAAGCAGGAAGAGTTGGAAAGGAAATTAGAAGTTCAGGAACGTGAATTAAAGATTCATTCGAAGGAAGAATTAGAGAGAAAGATACAGGAGTTAGAAAGCAAATACAAGGAAAGACAGAGAGAACTTCAGGAAATTGAGAATAGACTTTTAAAAAAGGAAGAAATTGTTGATAGACGTGCACAATTTCTTGATAAAAAGGAAAAAGACCTCCTAAAAAAAGAGGAAGATATTTTAACTTTAAATAAACAAATCGAGGAAAAAGCGAAAAGTATCGAAGCAGAGCTCTTTAAAATTGCATCCTTAACAAGAGAGGAAGCAAGGCAGATCATTCTGAAGGAGGTTGAGGAGAGTTTAAAGAAAGATATAGCAAGAAAGGTTTCTGAGGCTGAGGAGGAGATAAGATCAATTGCAAAAGAGAAAGCAAAAGTAATATTATCCGAAGCAATGGAAAGTTGTGCAATTGATTATGTTGCAGAAACCACAGTATCGGTAGTGCCGCTTCCTTCTGATGAGTTAAAGGGAAGGATTATTGGTCGTGAAGGAAGAAACATTAGAACCTTTGAAACTCTAACAGGTGTTGACCTCTTAATTGATGATACACCTGAAGCAGTAACATTGTCTTGTTTTGACCCAATAAGAAGGGAAATTGCACGACGAGCACTTGAAAAATTGATCATTGATGGAAGAATACATCCTGCAAGAATTGAAGAATTTGTAAGCGAAGCAGAGGCACAATTCGAAGAAAGTCTAATAAAGGATGCAGAGGATGCCCTAATGAGTATTTCGTTGTATGGCTTCCCAATTGAATTAAAGAAGATAATTGGTGAAATGAAATATAGGACAAGTTACGGTCAAAACCTTCTAAAACATTCTCTTGAAGTTGCAACAATTGCTGGAATCATTGCTCAAGAAATTGGTGAAAACGTTGTACTTGCAAAAAGGGCGGGATTTTTGCATGACATAGGGAAAGTTATTTCTCAGGAGTATGAAGGCCCTCATGCGCTTACTGGAGGGGAACTTTTGAGAAAATTTGGTGAAAACGAATTAGTTATTCATGCTGTTCAGTCACAC contains the following coding sequences:
- a CDS encoding regulatory protein RecX translates to MKNSLQRKKKPSSILNYALNLLSRKDYSEYELRGKLSTYFDSGIEEVIFKLKERGLLSDERYALRLIDRYIKKKYGFLKIKVELEKRGLREFNDILSNLYTDDLEKENIKYFLHKKPKEKLYAYLIQKGFRPHIVQEVLAEKNNLGR
- the rny gene encoding ribonuclease Y, which translates into the protein MSVPYILYVLVTIFMFAIGAIIGWVVQGYIYKSKIGSFDEYVKKKQEELERKLEVQERELKIHSKEELERKIQELESKYKERQRELQEIENRLLKKEEIVDRRAQFLDKKEKDLLKKEEDILTLNKQIEEKAKSIEAELFKIASLTREEARQIILKEVEESLKKDIARKVSEAEEEIRSIAKEKAKVILSEAMESCAIDYVAETTVSVVPLPSDELKGRIIGREGRNIRTFETLTGVDLLIDDTPEAVTLSCFDPIRREIARRALEKLIIDGRIHPARIEEFVSEAEAQFEESLIKDAEDALMSISLYGFPIELKKIIGEMKYRTSYGQNLLKHSLEVATIAGIIAQEIGENVVLAKRAGFLHDIGKVISQEYEGPHALTGGELLRKFGENELVIHAVQSHHGDIKQETALDVIVQVADTLSATRPGARREDLENYIKRMEELERIASSVTGVKKAFVVQAGREVRILVNPEEVDEETSQKIARDVARTIEESLVYPGIIKVTVVRETRYVEYAK